AACCGCTAGTGGAATACTCTTCGAGAGGGATATTCATATCCACTACTTGAAATGACCTTTCTACCCACCAACTTATAGTGATTCACAAACCCAAACGCTGCAGTTTTGATATTTACCTTTTTTCTAAACatatcatatgttttttttttgtgcaaccaAACATAATATCACTAGGTATCTGACCCGCATATGCGGACGTAATCTTCttatagatatttattattttttattttgttaattcaaaaataatttttaggttattatttatattcttaacaAGTTTGtaccaaacataaaataatttattataacagaaaatttcattaaaatatatatactaattattgtgttgaatttttttaaaaactcatatattagaaatgttttagactatatttttatacaaatgttttctcttcattaatatttaattatatattgttttgtatcttagtttttataataaacatattatttaaagataacaacacaatattatcttggttgtaagaaatataaaatattttttcaagataataacaaaatatatgagaattatctttttagaaatttaatattattaatataaaattcgttttaaattaaattattatatataaaaatttattaagggtAACAACGACATTAACCAGtctaacttttaatgtgagagctcgattccaaaaatttatttcgcaaataatagtatagactagGTGTCGTGCCCGCATATGCGGGCTTAAtcgttttacaaatatttattagttatttttcaaaaaagaaaaatatttattagtttatttcttattaattcaaaaaccagaatgataacttattatttatgttttcaaaaaataaatcaaacatatatatatgacaaaatctaattaaatatatatgtttaattaaaatttattaaagattacattgactttaaccactgattttattataattgttttatattttatttttaaattttataattgacaaatatgttttaagataactgcacaatatataataattatcttaCTTTTCATATGCGGACTTAATCGTTTTACAAATAtttgttagtttattttttattaattaaaaaaccagaataacttattatttatgttttcaaaaagaaaaatcaaacatatatatatatatgacaaaatataattaaatatatatgtttaactaaaatttattaaggataacattgactttaaccactgaatttattataattgttttatattttatttttaaattttataattgacaaatatgttttaagataaatgcacaatatataagaattatcttactTTTCATATGTGGGCTTAAtcgttttacaaatatttattagtttattttttattaattcaaaaaccagaataataacttattatttatatttttaaaaagaaaaatcaaacatatatggggaaattacatgtttaccacttttatgctaccacttttcatttttaccatcactaatgagacattttcaaaaataccttcttcattaagtgacaaaagactcttatgtccttgttatttatatatataataaagtattatttaaataaaaaataaaaaataaaaaataaaaaataaaaaataaaaaataaaaaataaaaaataaaaataaaaaaataaaaataaaaaataaaataaaaaaaaaaaataaaaaataaaaaataaaaaataaaaaataaaaaataaaaaataaaaaataaaaaataaaaaataaaaaataaaaaaataaaaaataaaaaataaaaatagaaaataaaaaaaaaaataaaaaaataaaaaataaaaaataaaaaataaaaaataaaaataaaaaataaaaaaattaatttttttttatttttcgaaatatactttttcaaattcgaatttttttataaaactttttttcaaattttttttcgaattttttttttaatttttttcaaatttctttttgaaaaacgaaaattatgtttgaaactattttttttatattttttaagtatttatatatttattagaatcataaatttcacattccaaaaaccctaccccactcctcaactctaaaccctaagtctagattagttaaccctaagggtataattgtattttacccttcattaaaagtgagggtaaaagtggttagtgtaaacatgaaaagtggtactatgaatgtggtatttgtggcaatttcccaacatatatatatatatatatatatatatatgacaaaatataattaaatatatatgtttaactaaaatttattaaggataatattgactttaaccactgaatttattataattgttttatattttatttttaaattttataattgaaaagtatgttttaagataacaacacaatatataagaattatcttattttttaaaaaagttaatattattaataaaaattcgtttttgattatataattaattatatataaaattcattaagggtattatagatattaaccgGCCTAACtttcaagaaaatatataagtattatcttattttttagaaatacaaaatattatttcaagataacaacaaaatatatgagaattatctttttagaattaatattattaatataaaattcgtttttaattaaattattatatataaaaatttattacgGGTAACaacgatattaaccgctcttaatatttaattatatattattttatatcttaatttttataataaaaatattatttaaagataacaacacaatatatatgtattatcttattttttagaaatataaaatattatttcaagataacaacaaaatatatgagaattatctttttagaaatttaatattattaatataaaattcgtttttaattaaattattatatataaaaattcattaagggtaacaacgacattaaccgctctaacttttaacgtgagagctcgattgcaaaaatttacttcgcaaataatagtatagatagatagatagatagatagatatgcTAAAGAGGAAAACGATtcataattttccttttttttagtACTCTTATTTGGAATGTTTAATCACGTCTCTATAAATACATATGTACTATAAACCTCATCAATTGAAGCAACATAATACGTATGTACTAGAGAAAGAATCACATCAAACCACTTAAAGCAAGAACAATCCTTACATCTTTCTCTATACTTGGATCATGGATAGTTTACCTTTTCATCTCCTCGAGGAGATTCTCTTCAAGTTGGATCCCGAATCTCTGGCAATGATGCAATGCGCGGATAAATCTATCAACTCTCACGTATCCAACGATCCGTATTTCAATTCCAGTGTCAAGGGTTCGATTCCAAAGCGGTACTGCGATAGTAGTCCAGAGTTTACACCGGCTTTGTCTTCTGCTATGGACGTAGATGAGAAGGTGGAGGTAAAGAAGGTGGCTCATGATGATAAGTGTATCTTCAA
The sequence above is drawn from the Brassica napus cultivar Da-Ae chromosome A8, Da-Ae, whole genome shotgun sequence genome and encodes:
- the LOC111200121 gene encoding uncharacterized protein LOC111200121; this translates as MDSLPFHLLEEILFKLDPESLAMMQCADKSINSHVSNDPYFNSSVKGSIPKRYCDSSPEFTPALSSAMDVDEKVEVKKVAHDDKCIFNLNMIMRVVGKISSYAQKLVKKKETLLGKRLLIEDETTLKMDVSSSSYKLMNVERINKRRRFTDKYISCEEHMSM